In the genome of Alphaproteobacteria bacterium, the window AATCAAGCTGGTGATTCTACTTCAGCCATAAACGTATATAAAAGTGCGTTAGAAAAAAATCCTCCTCAAAAACTTCCTCTGTATTTAAAATTGGGTGAAGCTTATATGAATGCGGAGCGCCTAGAAGAGGCCAAAAAAACTTACGAAGAAGCATTGCCTTACGATGAGAATGATGAAGTTAAAAAACAGCTAGGTCGCCTTTATATTGCTACAGGGCAACCGGACACAGCTATTTCAATGTTTGAAGGTATTCTGTTGGTCCATAAAGATGATGGGAAAGCATTGAACGGATTGGGCGTTGCGTATGATATAAAAGGTGACCACCAACGGGCTCAAGATCTTTATCGCAAATCACTTATAATCAACGGAGATAATGACCAAGTTAAAAGTAATCTTGGCCTATCACTTGCATTTTCCGGTAAATACGATGAAGCCTTAAAACTTTTACAACCCCTTGGTGAAGCCGTAGGAGCGACATCCAAACATCGGCACAATCTTGCTTTAGTTTATGGGTTATCCGGAAACAAAGCCAAAGCCCAAGAAATTTACGGGAAAGATATGGATGCAAGAGAAATTCAAGAGAATCTCCATGCACTAAACATGACTGTGAAACCTCAAACTATGAAAAACGAAACCATGGAATCAATAGCCATGGATGAGGGAGCGACCGTAGAATGATAGATACATTACAACCTGTATTTAATTCTATTCCTCTCATTGTCGGCACCATATTTTTATTGGCAGCGCTGTTAGATTTTCTATATTACAGATTGCCAAATAAACTTTTTTATATAATTTTTTACCTTTTCCCCATCTATATCCTTCTTTCTTTTAAGTTTCATCTTTTTAGCAACTACTTGGTTTTTGTAGGATCAATACTCATCGGATTTTGTCTATTTTCTACTGCTATTATTGGAGGGGGAGACGCCAAATTACTTGCAGCCGTCACTTTATGGATGGGCTGGAATAATATCGTTCCGTTTATGCTTTGGCTGCTCATTTTTGGGGGAGTTGTCTCTTGCGCATACTTATTTTTCCCAAAAATGATTTATCATATAACCGCCCAAACGCGCCACTTTATTCAAAAGCAAACTTTCCTCAAAAAGGGCGTCAAATTCTTAGTTTCTGACGTGGATAATATTGAAGGTGAGGTTATTTCTTTGCAACAAAAAAGAATGGTTCCTTATGGTATTTGTATCGCGGGAGCCGGATTAATTATTCTATTAAAGGGGATAATGTAAATTATGCAACGTCTTGAACCCATTATTGCTGTCATTGCTTTTGTCGTTGCCATCTTGGTAGCGTTTGGTGTCTATCATTTGGTTTATACTGCACCCAAACAAACTACCAATATGGAGCATTGTCCTCCCCTTCCAGAGATGAAAGAAATCATGATTGCCAAGTCAATCATTAATACGGGAGATCCTATCAACGGTTCCATTGTTTACGAAAAATGGCCAACATCTTCCATAAGAGCTGGATTCTATGCCAAAGACCAAATAACGCCAGAACAATTAAAATCATTGATTGCTCGACGTATTATTAATCAAGGCGAACCAATTGCAAAAAATAGCGTTGTTGATCGTAAGGATCATGGTGTGCTTTCCGCATTACTAAATGAAGGTATGCGCGCAGTATCTATTGGATTGGATCAAAATTCTGGTATGTCTGGCTTACTAAATCCCGGTGATATAGTTGACGTTATTGTGGCCTTAAATAATACAGGCAAGGAAGAAAAAGATCATGAAGATCTCAATCGGACAATTCTGTGCGGAGTTCGAGTCTTAGCCATAGACCAACATCTATCAAGTTCGGTAGAAGTCCTGAGCAAAAAAGTAAGTGAGGCAATTCAAGCACCCAAGTCTGTAACCCTTGAAGTCACGCCTCGACAAGCATCTGCTTTGGCATCAGCTGTGAAGATGGGAACAATTTCCTTAAGCTTACATTCAAGCAATGATGATAAAACAACATGCGTTGAATCTTCGTTAAAACCGGTAGACCAAATAAAGATTATCCGTGGTGACGGGACACAAGCCCCTACGCAACAGAAATAAAGAGTGATGATAAACATGAGAAAAAATCTATTTAACTTGAAATTATTCACAAAAGGAGGCATTTTCGCTTCCCTACTGGTAGTCGCAACGTATGCCGGGCAAAATCTTCCCTCAAACTCGCAATATCCTGCAAAAGAGGAGGCTCCCGCCGCTTCATCCAAATCGGAAAATAAGCCAGCATCGACTGCAGCTCCTGCAAAAGGAGCAAAATCTGGAGATGCACCGGCTACACCCGCTGCTGCTCCCGCCTCAACAGCACCGGTTCCCTCAGAAGCTAAGAATCTTATTGTTGATGCGCCACCAAAAGGTATTCCCCCCGTCCCAGTGAAAGACGTTGGTGTAGCCACAACAAAACGCATCAAATTAGCCAATCATGGAACACAAGTTATTAATTTAAAACAAGCAGGGGGACAGGTCTTGTTGACAGATCCAAAAATAGCAGACGTCCAACTGGTAACCCCCTCAACGTTATATGTTTATGGTCGTTCTCCCGGCAATACAGAAATTGTTGTCACGGGACAAGATATGCAAACAGCCTATCGTTACGAAGTCCAAGTTGTTTCTGACTATCGCGAGTTAGAAAATTTGATTCATGGATTTGTTCCTAACAACAAAATAAAAGTTCATTCTGTACCCGACGGGCTGCTCCTTCAAGGCTCAGTTGAGTCTGCAAAACAAGCTGAAGATATTCGCTCTCTTGCACAACGTTATGTTGGGACACAAGGTACGGTTGTTAATCAACTTAAAGTCAAAGGTTCAACGCAAATTAGCTTAAAAGTAAAAATTGCTGAAGTTAAGCGAAATGTCGTGAATCAATTGGGAATTAACTGGTCAACAGCACCCATACAAAACTTCAAGTTCGGGTTGTTTACGGGCCGCCCCAGCACCGTTATTAGCGCCGCTACAGGTTTACCCGTAAACTTTTTCCCCTCTTCAACAACACCGCAAAAAAGCAGTATTGGCGCCAACTTCAAATCAAATTTTGGAAAAACAAATTTTTCCGCTTTAATTGATGCCCTTGCTCAAGAAAGCTTAGCTACAGTTCTAGCAGAACCAACCTTGGTGACACGTTCGGGAGAAGAAGCAAGTTTCCTTGTTGGCGGTGAATATCCTTACCCAATTTCTCAAGGATATGGACAAAATTTGACAGTAACAATTCAATTTAAACCTTATGGTATTAGTCTTTCTTTCGTCCCCGTTGTCATTGGAGATATGATCAGTCTTCGTGTTCGTCCAGAGGTGAGCGGACTTGACAATACCGTCACAATTACGGATCAAAATGGAAATAAAATTCCTTCCATTCAAACGCGTCGCGCCGAAAGCACGATGGAAATGGCTAATGGACAAAGCATGATTATGGCGGGGCTTCTAACCGACCAAACTGCTGGCACCATCAACAATCTCCCTGGTTTGGCAGATATTCCAATTTTGGGCGCGTTATTCCGTTCCGTCGATTATCAAAATGAAAAAACGGAATTAGTGATCATTGTTACGCCTTACATTGTAGAACCTATCGACAATCCAGAAGATGTCATTCTCCCGACACAAGGCTTAAAGTTTGCTAAACTGTTGGAAATGATTTTATACAAGCACATAAATGAAGCGACAGGTGCGGCACCTTGCCCATCCTTGATTGGCAACGCAGGTTTTTACTTTTAAAAGTGAGATAATATGATGAAAACAAGAAATCCGAACCTGAAAATGAGCAAAGTAAGTATAGCTCTTTTGATGCTTTTAAGTTTAGAGGGGTGTGAAGTCCCCAATAAACAAGAAATCCCTATGCCCGAAAAACCTTATATCTTGAAGCATGACACGAAGTTATATACCGTCCATTTTCACGGCCGTAACAGCAAACTTTCTGAACCAGAGAGGGTCCGCCTCCTAGCGGCCATAAAACCTTCAGGCCCTGGAAAAATGTCAACTCATGTTACAATTCCCAATAAGGGATCACGTCTAGATAAGCAGCGCTTAAAAAATCTTATTCGTACGTTGTTAGAATCAGGTGTAAAAGCAAAACAAATTCACAAAAATGACAAATTATCGAAAGCGAGCGGGAACTCAATTGAGATTGTCCTAGATACCTATCACGCTATTCCTCCCCTTTGTCCTAACTGGTCGACCCAATATGGATCCGGTTATAGCAGAGGTCAGACCGGGAATTTTGGCTGTGCAACTGCTGCCAATTTCTTGTTAATGTTAGATGATCCCATTATTCTCTTCAAAGGCGAACAAAGCGTAAGTCGTGACGCGGCTCGAGATTCCCTCGCGATAGCAGATCATCGAGCTGGCAAGGATAAAGGTAAGTGGCTAAAAGTTGAAAAATCTGAAGGAGCTGGTGGCTCTTCTGGTTCCGCTAGTGGTGGAGGTCAATAATGACAAAAATAGATTTCGATAGTTTCGACGTTGCTTGCTTTACGCAAGATGAAGGAACGGGGTCCGCGGTAGCTGAAGCCATTTCAAGACTCGGAGATATTCAATATAAAATATTCCCCGGGGACTTGACCCACGCTATTGAATATACCAAGTCATCTGCCCGGTGTAAGGTTTTATGTGTCGATTGTAGCAAAAGTGACTTGCTTATTTCCGATGTAGAAAAACTGATGGAATTTTGTCCGCCAGACACAAATGTCATTATTTTAGGAGATAGAAATGAAGTCAGTATCTTTCGAGATTTGATGAAATTAAATATCTCGGACTATTTAGTTAAACCTGCAAGCGCAGAAATTATTTCCCGCTCTCTCAGTGTTGCCTTAAAACTTGATACGAATGAATCTCTCACACGGAAAAAACGTGCAGGTAAAGTCATTCTCTTTTTAGGAACTGTTGGGGGAATTGGTACAACTACCTTAGCAACAAATACAGCTGTTATGATTGCTTCAGAAGTTGGCAAAAAAGTTGTTTTGATTGATGGCGATTTCCAATTTGGAAATGTAAGAACTCTTCTTGATTTGCCTGCATCTCACGCGCTTCATGATGCCCTTGAAAGCCCTGATCGTATTGATGATGTGTTTCTTGAGCAATCCATGGGTGAATATGGAGACCGCTTACGTGTCATTAGTTCAGAAGAATCTTTAAACGAGTATCTTGAACTAGATCAAGAACGTCTCGCAAATCTTGACCACCTTATGGAACTTATTACATCTAAATTTCATTATATTGTTATTGATTTATCTCGCCACCATCCCGTTTTATGGCGCTATTTTAATCGACATGCAAATATGGTGTTTTTCGTAACGGGTTTAAATATTACTTCTCTCAGAGACACGTTAAGGATATCGAGTGTTTTAGCCGAAGAAAAAGACACTAAAACGCATTCTATTATCCTTAGCCATACGCATGAAAAGCAAACCATTAAACGTGAACGATTTGAAGAGTTGCTGGGTCAAAAAATTGACATTGAAGTTGCCTATAACTCTGGAGCTTCTGGAGCCGCTGATTTAGGCGTACCTTTAGCAACCAAAAGTCAAGGGTTCAGAACAGATATCAATAAAATTGTGGAAGTCATTACTGGATCGAGCATTCGAAAGAATCAAGCTCCCTTTCTTACAAAAATTGCCAAAAGTCTCACAGGACGGTAAAGCAAAAACACACTCCCTTGATTAAAAGAGACCCCATCGTGCGAGTCTCTTGTGTGTTTAGTGCGCACTTGCTACCATTCCCTTCATGAATGATGAAGACTCCTTAAGCGCCCGTTTAAAACGATATAGCCAAGTTTCCTCTGCTGTAGGGGGATTGGCGGCTCGATTGGTTGGGCAAAAATTATTTGGTATTGAAATTGATCAAGCTTCCCATGCTCAAGGGTTAACAAGCGTCCTGGGAAACTTAAAAGGCCCCTTGATGAAGGTTGGTCAATTTCTCGCAACCGTCCCAGGTGCTCTACCGCCTGAATATGCCGAAATGTTCTTATCTTTGCAAATGAACGCACCTCCTATGGGGTGGGCCTTTGTGCGCCGACGCATGGTTCGGGAACTCGGAGCCGATTGGCAAAATCGCTTCTTAGAATTCTCACAACAAGCCATCGCGGCAGCTTCACTTGGTCAAGTGCATCGCGCCAAAGATACTATGGGCAATAATTTGGCTTGTAAACTCCAATATCCCGCTATGGCCTCAATTATTCAAGCTGATCTTGCCCAACTCAAGTTAGTCCTATCCCTATACGAGAATTGGAGTTCCGCACTCGACACAACAGAAGTCCAAGAAGAAATTGCTTTACGTCTCGCTGAAGAACTTGATTACCAAAATGAAGCTCAAAATATTGCAATCTATCAACATATTTTTCAAGGCAAAGAGGACACATACGCTGTCCATATTCCCACCGTTTCCAATGATCTATCTACCAAAAGATTACTGACCCTCTCCTGGATGGACGGACAATCACTTTTAACCAAAACAGAAGCACCCGAAGAAGAGCGCAATATCTTAAGTCGTCAACTATTCATGGCTTGGTATTACCCTTTTTATCATTTTGGAGTTATTCATGGAGACCCTCATCCTGGAAATTACACAGTACGAGAAAACAATCATTTGAATATTCTTGATTTTGGGTGTGTGCGTATTTTCCCTCCCCCTTTTATTCAAGGTGTCATTGACCTCTATAGAGCTCTCCAACAAGAGAATCAGGACTTAGCCGTTAAGGCCTACGAGGCTTGGGGCTTCAAAAATTTAAACAAGGAAATGATCGATATCATTACGCAATGGGCACGCCTGCTCTATAGCCCCCTTCTTGATGATCGTGTACGACCCATTCAAGACATTTTGGACGGCAGTTTAGGCTGGGAAACGGCAACCAAAGTCCATGCAGAATTGGAACGCCTGGGTGGCATCCGGCCGCCTAAGGAGTTTGTCTTTATGGATAGAGCTGCTGTGGGAATTGGATCTGTTATTATGCGCTTAAAAGCCGAACAAAATTGGCACCAGCTTTTTGAAGGATTGATTGAAAACTTTGATATTGACCAAGTTGAACGTCGTCAAAAATTAGCCCTAAATATTAAGAGTTCTGGAAATTATCGGACTTAGAAATTGACAGCTTTTGCTTTTTCAGCAAGTCCTTCCCAAAATTTTTGAAAGTCCTCTTTTGAGATATCTGTAGGAGCATAATCATAAGCCGCTTGATACTCAAGGCCAATAAATTGAATCGATGAATCATACGCCTTCAAGGATCTTCCCACATCTTCAAGATTTTTCTTACGATCATCCACCAATATAACCACTTTAGGATACCGACATTTACCTACTTTTATCAAATGGGAAGGGCCCATGTGCTTTAAAAATGCAACAAAAGTTTCTCCTTTTGTCACATTACGCTCTCCATTTGAGGATAAAATTCCGTTGTATAAAAGCGGGAAGTATCCTCCATAGTGAGGGAAATCCATAAAAGGCACACAAGGAGGAAATTGTGTCCGTTTCTTGGCAAAGTCGAGTCCTATTTTTTGTAAATGATCTTTACGCAGGACAAGTACCTTATTCTTATATCCCGGTAATTTTCCGGTTAAAACAGCCGTAAAGGCAATAGTTCCCACACCCTTTTTTTGAAGATTTTTAATACGGTGTGGCGTATCTGCTTCCACCAGTTTTTGGGGTGTTGTTAGAACAAGAAGGGTGTGCATAAGATCGATTTGGAGAGGCGATAACTTTCCCAGAATTCTTTTATAAACATCCTTATATTTTTTTAAAACTGGATAATAGGTAGCTGGATGCTCTGATTGAATTAATGTCATATCAATATCAAAAGCAACCCAAACATCCTCAGGCTTGTGCACCTTTAAAACTTGCTCAACTTTGGCTTGAACCTCTTTCATAACTTTAATAGAAAAAATTTGTGCTTGAGTTGACGATGATAAAATACATACCATCATAATGATTCCAAATAATGTCGAGAGCATGTTCAACCCGATGTTGAATTTTTACCCTCTATTTTATCACAAAATTGGAATGACGGGTTAATTTTTATTTTAAAAAATGAGATAGGTTTCAAAAGGGTGCTCCTGCCTCCCTTCACAATATGTCTATGTCCGCGCATAAGCTCCTGGAGCATCTTCAATGACATGCTTCTTGTGAATTATTCGCGCAGAAACCTTCCTACCCTCAAAAGGAACTAACCATTGTCGCCATTCATTCCACCAAGATCCAGCCTGATAGGTTGCCTCTTTTAGCCACTCGTCGGCTTCCATGGATAACGAATCACCTTTCCAGAAATGATGTTTATTAAGCTCTGGGGGATTGAAAATTCCTTTTAGGTGACCCGCTCCTACCAAAATAAATTTTTGTGCGGAAGATTTGGTCACTTGAGTTAGTGCATAGACTGATTGCCAAGGAGCAATATGATCTTCATAAGCCGCCACAATAAATAAGGGAGATGATACTTGTTGCAGCTGTAATGGTGTATCTTCTATAGAGAGTCCTCCCCGAACAATCAATCGATTTTCAATGAGAAAATCTCGCAAATAGGTGCTGTGCATCTTAACCGGCATTCGCAAAGCATCACATGTCCAATAAAGCATGTCAAAAGGAAAGGGTTCATGACCCAATAGGTAGTGATTTACATCTGATGACCATATTAAATCATTGGTCCGCAGCAAATTAAACGCCTGGACCATATATTGACCTTCTAAATACCCTTTGGTGGCAACATATTCTTCTAATTTCTTTTGCTGACGATCATATCGATAAATCCCCAATTCATCAATTTTGCTGTAATCAAAGGGAGTTGCTAGAAATGTTGCAGAGGCGATGCGCGTATCTTTTTTGGCCTTCAAGTAGGCCATTAATACCATAAGCAACGTGCCTCCAGAACAATATGCCAGCGTATTAACTTTCTCTTCTGCAGTGATTTGACACACTTCATCAAGCGCTGCGTTGACCCCATTTAAGACATAATCCGTTAGGGTTTTATTTTTTTGACGTTCGTCCGGGTTAACCCAAGACATTATGAATACCGTAAGGCCAGACTCAACGGCCCACTTTATAAAGGAATTTTCGGCACTTAAATCAAATATATAATATTTATTGATCCAGGGTGGCACTATCAACAAAGGCTGTTGAGCAACTTTTGTTGTTTTGGGTTCATATTGTATAAGTTGAAATAGATCATTTTGAAAGACAACTTTTCCCGGTGTCAAACCTAAATTTTCACCCAATTCAAACCCCTTCTTAGGGCCCCTTGCAACTTTAATTTTCGGGCTTTTTGATCTTGGACTCGAGGAGGTTAATGCCCCTTCCAAATTTGCCACATTTGACGAAGAATGAGTTGTCAAAGAGAGAGCATCAGCCAGATGGCGCGTATAAAGTCCTAATTTTTTACTTATAAGCGGATCAAGACCGTCTATTCGACTTGCTACATCTTTTAAAAAGCGCACATTCAAAATATAAGATTGATGAAGCAAATGGAAAAATGGATGATCATCCCATGCTCCTTTTTGATCCTGGGTTATTTGAGAATTCAGGTTAGTTTTTATGGTCTTTTTTTGAAAATGATTCAAAGTAGATTGTAGAAAATCTTGAACATCTACCAATCCCTTTTCGGGGATTTCCTCTTCATTCGTCGCTTGATCCGACAGTTTTTTTAAGGTTTGCGAGAACGTATTTATTACTTCCTGGGGCTTAAAAAGCCCCTCATCTACCCAAGGGGCCGAAGGAATATCTGCTACTTTCATGTATTGAGCCATTAACTTATGATTTTCTGATGCAATTTTTTTCCACTTATCCTTCCATTTCCCTGAAGTTCCATAAGAACTCCCCGGAGACGGTAGGGTTTCAAATTCCTTTGGTTGCTTCGCCATGGTTGAATGCTCTAAAGTAGGGTTGTATATGTCTAACGTAATGGTAAAAGATTAATAAAATGTATAAAATACTCGGAATAGGTGTAACGTTCCTTTTATCAGCTTGCACAACAGATCCCGTATCAGAGGAAGCCTATGAAGCGCCCCAAGGACAATTCCCCCTCTTAGGCAATATACCCAATCGAGACTCAATTCCGCCCTTTGAAGACATTAGCCTTCAACAAAAACGTCTTCGCCGCGAAATTGAAGAAGCTTCTCAAAAACAAACAGAAATCTTAAAATCTGAAAAGAAATTAACAATTCCGCAAACCACCCCTTGATTTTCAATCCGATCACCCTAGTTTTATAAAGGTAGGAATAGAAATTTTATAGGAGTGTATTATGAAAAAAAATTTTGTTGCCATTAGTTGTGCTGCTTGTCTCTTATTATCAGCATGCTCAACCCCTCAAGGCACAAATCAATATAATGGTACCTTACTCGGTGCCGGCGGAGGCGCACTTGCTGGTGGACTTATAGGGTCCAGTATGGGAGGTGGCAGCGGGGCTCTTTTGGGGGCTGGTATTGGTGGTTTAGCGGGTGGTTTCGCTGGCAACCAAATTGGCAAGAGCATGGATGATAATCATCGCCATGGCCGTTATTAAGCCTAAGGCTTAACATTTATAGTCTAAAAACATCTTCTAAGCCATTGGGACTAAAAATTCCAATGGCTTAGAAAGCTTTATTTGTTTCTCCGCCTCCCTTTCCCTACGAGACTTTTCTGAAGCCAAATCATTAAAATAACTTTGAAAATAAGCTAAGGTTTGCTATGCATTTTTGAGAGAGACGGAAAGAGGGTTTTGGGAATGAAAATAGCAATAACAACGGATGAAATTTACCCTGTCCATGCCTTCGTAATGGATTGGTTGAAAGCTAATGGTCATGAGCCCATTCCTTTTGGGGCCCTCAAGTCTCAACGTGATGAATCTTGGGTAAAGGCGGCCCATGAAGCGGCACAGGCCATAAAAAATGGGATATGTACCGATGGAATCTTCTTCTGCTGGACGGGAACGGGTATTTCGATAGCTGCCAACAAAATCTCGGGAATTAGAGCTGCTCTGTGCACAGATGCTGAAACGACTCGTGGTGCGCGCATTTGGAACCATGCTAACGTATTGGCCCTATCAAATCGACTTCTCAGCCAAGATATTGCAAAAGAAATTTTAACAGCTTGGTTTCAGGATTATGATCACACAATCGGGATAAAGGGTGTTTCTGAGTTAAAAGCAATTGACAGTAATCATAGTTGACATTTTGAATTTTAAATAGAAATTTTTATAAAAATCAAATAGTTAACCAAGCAGTTGGCCCACCAATTTTGAGGTGTAATCGACAAGGGGAATTATTTTTCCGTAATTCATTCGAGTGGGCCCCACAACACCAATTGCACCCAGAATATGTTGTCGAGAGTTTTTATAAGGCGCCACAACTAACGAACATCCCGAAAGACTAAAAAGGCTATTCTCAGCCCCAATAAAAATCTGTACCCCTTCGGCTTGTATCGAGGCATCTAACAATTGAATAAGCGTTTC includes:
- a CDS encoding DUF2608 domain-containing protein, with product MLSTLFGIIMMVCILSSSTQAQIFSIKVMKEVQAKVEQVLKVHKPEDVWVAFDIDMTLIQSEHPATYYPVLKKYKDVYKRILGKLSPLQIDLMHTLLVLTTPQKLVEADTPHRIKNLQKKGVGTIAFTAVLTGKLPGYKNKVLVLRKDHLQKIGLDFAKKRTQFPPCVPFMDFPHYGGYFPLLYNGILSSNGERNVTKGETFVAFLKHMGPSHLIKVGKCRYPKVVILVDDRKKNLEDVGRSLKAYDSSIQFIGLEYQAAYDYAPTDISKEDFQKFWEGLAEKAKAVNF
- the cpaB gene encoding Flp pilus assembly protein CpaB, coding for MQRLEPIIAVIAFVVAILVAFGVYHLVYTAPKQTTNMEHCPPLPEMKEIMIAKSIINTGDPINGSIVYEKWPTSSIRAGFYAKDQITPEQLKSLIARRIINQGEPIAKNSVVDRKDHGVLSALLNEGMRAVSIGLDQNSGMSGLLNPGDIVDVIVALNNTGKEEKDHEDLNRTILCGVRVLAIDQHLSSSVEVLSKKVSEAIQAPKSVTLEVTPRQASALASAVKMGTISLSLHSSNDDKTTCVESSLKPVDQIKIIRGDGTQAPTQQK
- a CDS encoding class I poly(R)-hydroxyalkanoic acid synthase, which translates into the protein MAKQPKEFETLPSPGSSYGTSGKWKDKWKKIASENHKLMAQYMKVADIPSAPWVDEGLFKPQEVINTFSQTLKKLSDQATNEEEIPEKGLVDVQDFLQSTLNHFQKKTIKTNLNSQITQDQKGAWDDHPFFHLLHQSYILNVRFLKDVASRIDGLDPLISKKLGLYTRHLADALSLTTHSSSNVANLEGALTSSSPRSKSPKIKVARGPKKGFELGENLGLTPGKVVFQNDLFQLIQYEPKTTKVAQQPLLIVPPWINKYYIFDLSAENSFIKWAVESGLTVFIMSWVNPDERQKNKTLTDYVLNGVNAALDEVCQITAEEKVNTLAYCSGGTLLMVLMAYLKAKKDTRIASATFLATPFDYSKIDELGIYRYDRQQKKLEEYVATKGYLEGQYMVQAFNLLRTNDLIWSSDVNHYLLGHEPFPFDMLYWTCDALRMPVKMHSTYLRDFLIENRLIVRGGLSIEDTPLQLQQVSSPLFIVAAYEDHIAPWQSVYALTQVTKSSAQKFILVGAGHLKGIFNPPELNKHHFWKGDSLSMEADEWLKEATYQAGSWWNEWRQWLVPFEGRKVSARIIHKKHVIEDAPGAYART
- a CDS encoding tetratricopeptide repeat protein, whose translation is MMKRPLLLVLLCSFLQSSCNHKSGQQGDQDGLIRAGDRVNQAGDSTSAINVYKSALEKNPPQKLPLYLKLGEAYMNAERLEEAKKTYEEALPYDENDEVKKQLGRLYIATGQPDTAISMFEGILLVHKDDGKALNGLGVAYDIKGDHQRAQDLYRKSLIINGDNDQVKSNLGLSLAFSGKYDEALKLLQPLGEAVGATSKHRHNLALVYGLSGNKAKAQEIYGKDMDAREIQENLHALNMTVKPQTMKNETMESIAMDEGATVE
- a CDS encoding RpiB/LacA/LacB family sugar-phosphate isomerase: MKIAITTDEIYPVHAFVMDWLKANGHEPIPFGALKSQRDESWVKAAHEAAQAIKNGICTDGIFFCWTGTGISIAANKISGIRAALCTDAETTRGARIWNHANVLALSNRLLSQDIAKEILTAWFQDYDHTIGIKGVSELKAIDSNHS
- a CDS encoding glycine zipper 2TM domain-containing protein, encoding MKKNFVAISCAACLLLSACSTPQGTNQYNGTLLGAGGGALAGGLIGSSMGGGSGALLGAGIGGLAGGFAGNQIGKSMDDNHRHGRY
- a CDS encoding AarF/ABC1/UbiB kinase family protein encodes the protein MNDEDSLSARLKRYSQVSSAVGGLAARLVGQKLFGIEIDQASHAQGLTSVLGNLKGPLMKVGQFLATVPGALPPEYAEMFLSLQMNAPPMGWAFVRRRMVRELGADWQNRFLEFSQQAIAAASLGQVHRAKDTMGNNLACKLQYPAMASIIQADLAQLKLVLSLYENWSSALDTTEVQEEIALRLAEELDYQNEAQNIAIYQHIFQGKEDTYAVHIPTVSNDLSTKRLLTLSWMDGQSLLTKTEAPEEERNILSRQLFMAWYYPFYHFGVIHGDPHPGNYTVRENNHLNILDFGCVRIFPPPFIQGVIDLYRALQQENQDLAVKAYEAWGFKNLNKEMIDIITQWARLLYSPLLDDRVRPIQDILDGSLGWETATKVHAELERLGGIRPPKEFVFMDRAAVGIGSVIMRLKAEQNWHQLFEGLIENFDIDQVERRQKLALNIKSSGNYRT
- a CDS encoding type II and III secretion system protein family protein, encoding MINMRKNLFNLKLFTKGGIFASLLVVATYAGQNLPSNSQYPAKEEAPAASSKSENKPASTAAPAKGAKSGDAPATPAAAPASTAPVPSEAKNLIVDAPPKGIPPVPVKDVGVATTKRIKLANHGTQVINLKQAGGQVLLTDPKIADVQLVTPSTLYVYGRSPGNTEIVVTGQDMQTAYRYEVQVVSDYRELENLIHGFVPNNKIKVHSVPDGLLLQGSVESAKQAEDIRSLAQRYVGTQGTVVNQLKVKGSTQISLKVKIAEVKRNVVNQLGINWSTAPIQNFKFGLFTGRPSTVISAATGLPVNFFPSSTTPQKSSIGANFKSNFGKTNFSALIDALAQESLATVLAEPTLVTRSGEEASFLVGGEYPYPISQGYGQNLTVTIQFKPYGISLSFVPVVIGDMISLRVRPEVSGLDNTVTITDQNGNKIPSIQTRRAESTMEMANGQSMIMAGLLTDQTAGTINNLPGLADIPILGALFRSVDYQNEKTELVIIVTPYIVEPIDNPEDVILPTQGLKFAKLLEMILYKHINEATGAAPCPSLIGNAGFYF